In a genomic window of Meleagris gallopavo isolate NT-WF06-2002-E0010 breed Aviagen turkey brand Nicholas breeding stock chromosome 1, Turkey_5.1, whole genome shotgun sequence:
- the PAAF1 gene encoding proteasomal ATPase-associated factor 1 isoform X1, whose translation MAATLRIQSDWSQALRRDEGEAWLSCRSPGKPTLYGSLTRRGLSTEGVPDIAASEGFVVGEVTKKSILVSCPHENVSTKFLAPYTTFSRIHQKSITCLDISSGGGLGVSTSTDGTMKIWQAANGEIRRLLEGHVYDVNCCRFFPSGLVVLSGGMDAQLKIWSAEDASCVVTFKGHKGGILDTAIVDRGRNVLSCSRDGTARLWDCGKSSCLGVIADCGSPINGIAVGAADDSVNLGTPEKAPSEREIGTEGKILLLAREDKKLQGVGLQSRQLVFLFDGSDAFNCCTFLSSTYFLAGTQDGNIYQLDVRNTNAPIQIIHRSGAPVLSLFPYRDGFIASQGDGTCFIIQQDLDYVIDLTEADCDPVYKVAAWEKQIYTCCRDGVVRRYQLGDL comes from the exons ATGGCGGCGACGCTGCGGATCCAGAGCGACTGGAGTCAGGCGCTGAG GAGGGATGAAGGCGAGGCTTGGCTGAGCTGCCGCAGCCCGG GGAAGCCCACGCTGTATGGCAGCCTGACCCGCCGTGGGCTCAGCACCGAGGGCGTCCCTGACATCGCTGCCTCTGAGGGCTTTGTGGTCGGCGAAGTCACCAAG AAAAGTATTCTCGTTTCTTGTCCTCATGAGAATGTGTCCACCAAATTCTTGGCACCATACACAACTTTTTCCAGGATTCATCAGAAAAGT ATTACCTGTCTGGATATTTCCAGTGGTGGAGGCCTTGGTGTGTCTACCAGCACAGATGGGACCATGAAGATCTGGCAGGCTGCAAATGGAGAAATAAGA agaCTATTGGAAGGCCATGTGTATGATGTGAATTGTTGCAGGTTTTTCCCATCGGGCCTTGTGGTTCTGAGTGGGGGAATGGATGCCCAGCTAAAGATCTGGTCAGCAGAAGATGCCAGCTGCGTAGTAACGTTTAAAGGTCACAAAGGAG GTATTTTGGATACAGCCATTGTGGATCGGGGAAGAAATGTCCTTTCCTGCTCCAGGGATGGCACTGCACGCCTCTGGGACTGTGGCAAATCCTCCTGTTTGGGTGTCATTGCTGACTGTGGCTCTCCCATCAACGGCATCGCTGTGGGCGCTGCTGATGACTCAGTGAACCTGGGCACGCCTGAAAAAGCCCCCA GTGAACGTGAGATTGGGACAGAAGGGAAAATCCTGCTGCTGGCTCGAGAAGACAAGAAGCTGCAAGGAGTtgggctgcagagcaggcagctg GTGTTCCTCTTTGATGGATCTGATGCATTCAATTGCTGCACATTCCTCTCAAGTACCTATTTCCTAGCAGGGACTCAGGATGGGAACATCTATCAGCTGGATGTGAGAAACACCAA tgctccAATCCAAATAATTCACAGATCAGGAGCACCAGTGCTTTCTCTGTTCCCGTACAGAGATGGATTCATTGCCAGCCAAG GTGATGGAACGTGCTTTATCATTCAGCAAGACCTCGATTACGTCATCGACCTCACAGAGGCAGACTGTGACCCTGTGTACAAG GTTGCTGCGTGGGAGAAGCAGATCTACACGTGCTGCAGGGACGGGGTGGTGCGGCGGTACCAACTGGGCGACCTGTAG
- the PAAF1 gene encoding proteasomal ATPase-associated factor 1 isoform X2 → MAATLRIQSDWSQALRRDEGEAWLSCRSPGKPTLYGSLTRRGLSTEGVPDIAASEGFVVGEVTKKSILVSCPHENVSTKFLAPYTTFSRIHQKSITCLDISSGGGLGVSTSTDGTMKIWQAANGEIRRLLEGHVYDVNCCRFFPSGLVVLSGGMDAQLKIWSAEDASCVVTFKGHKGGILDTAIVDRGRNVLSCSRDGTARLWDCGKSSCLGVIADCGSPINGIAVGAADDSVNLGTPEKAPSEREIGTEGKILLLAREDKKLQGVGLQSRQLVFLFDGSDAFNCCTFLSSTYFLAGTQDGNIYQLDVRNTNAPIQIIHRSGAPVLSLFPYRDGFIASQGDGTCFIIQQDLDYVIDLTEADCDPVYKEAGIDLCLGVYWSGSTVLPVFGSL, encoded by the exons ATGGCGGCGACGCTGCGGATCCAGAGCGACTGGAGTCAGGCGCTGAG GAGGGATGAAGGCGAGGCTTGGCTGAGCTGCCGCAGCCCGG GGAAGCCCACGCTGTATGGCAGCCTGACCCGCCGTGGGCTCAGCACCGAGGGCGTCCCTGACATCGCTGCCTCTGAGGGCTTTGTGGTCGGCGAAGTCACCAAG AAAAGTATTCTCGTTTCTTGTCCTCATGAGAATGTGTCCACCAAATTCTTGGCACCATACACAACTTTTTCCAGGATTCATCAGAAAAGT ATTACCTGTCTGGATATTTCCAGTGGTGGAGGCCTTGGTGTGTCTACCAGCACAGATGGGACCATGAAGATCTGGCAGGCTGCAAATGGAGAAATAAGA agaCTATTGGAAGGCCATGTGTATGATGTGAATTGTTGCAGGTTTTTCCCATCGGGCCTTGTGGTTCTGAGTGGGGGAATGGATGCCCAGCTAAAGATCTGGTCAGCAGAAGATGCCAGCTGCGTAGTAACGTTTAAAGGTCACAAAGGAG GTATTTTGGATACAGCCATTGTGGATCGGGGAAGAAATGTCCTTTCCTGCTCCAGGGATGGCACTGCACGCCTCTGGGACTGTGGCAAATCCTCCTGTTTGGGTGTCATTGCTGACTGTGGCTCTCCCATCAACGGCATCGCTGTGGGCGCTGCTGATGACTCAGTGAACCTGGGCACGCCTGAAAAAGCCCCCA GTGAACGTGAGATTGGGACAGAAGGGAAAATCCTGCTGCTGGCTCGAGAAGACAAGAAGCTGCAAGGAGTtgggctgcagagcaggcagctg GTGTTCCTCTTTGATGGATCTGATGCATTCAATTGCTGCACATTCCTCTCAAGTACCTATTTCCTAGCAGGGACTCAGGATGGGAACATCTATCAGCTGGATGTGAGAAACACCAA tgctccAATCCAAATAATTCACAGATCAGGAGCACCAGTGCTTTCTCTGTTCCCGTACAGAGATGGATTCATTGCCAGCCAAG GTGATGGAACGTGCTTTATCATTCAGCAAGACCTCGATTACGTCATCGACCTCACAGAGGCAGACTGTGACCCTGTGTACAAG GAAGCTGGAATTGATCTGTGCTTGGGAGTTTATTGGAgtggcagcacagtgctgcctgtCTTCGGCTCCTTATGA
- the PAAF1 gene encoding proteasomal ATPase-associated factor 1 isoform X3 has protein sequence MKIWQAANGEIRRLLEGHVYDVNCCRFFPSGLVVLSGGMDAQLKIWSAEDASCVVTFKGHKGGILDTAIVDRGRNVLSCSRDGTARLWDCGKSSCLGVIADCGSPINGIAVGAADDSVNLGTPEKAPSEREIGTEGKILLLAREDKKLQGVGLQSRQLVFLFDGSDAFNCCTFLSSTYFLAGTQDGNIYQLDVRNTNAPIQIIHRSGAPVLSLFPYRDGFIASQGDGTCFIIQQDLDYVIDLTEADCDPVYKVAAWEKQIYTCCRDGVVRRYQLGDL, from the exons ATGAAGATCTGGCAGGCTGCAAATGGAGAAATAAGA agaCTATTGGAAGGCCATGTGTATGATGTGAATTGTTGCAGGTTTTTCCCATCGGGCCTTGTGGTTCTGAGTGGGGGAATGGATGCCCAGCTAAAGATCTGGTCAGCAGAAGATGCCAGCTGCGTAGTAACGTTTAAAGGTCACAAAGGAG GTATTTTGGATACAGCCATTGTGGATCGGGGAAGAAATGTCCTTTCCTGCTCCAGGGATGGCACTGCACGCCTCTGGGACTGTGGCAAATCCTCCTGTTTGGGTGTCATTGCTGACTGTGGCTCTCCCATCAACGGCATCGCTGTGGGCGCTGCTGATGACTCAGTGAACCTGGGCACGCCTGAAAAAGCCCCCA GTGAACGTGAGATTGGGACAGAAGGGAAAATCCTGCTGCTGGCTCGAGAAGACAAGAAGCTGCAAGGAGTtgggctgcagagcaggcagctg GTGTTCCTCTTTGATGGATCTGATGCATTCAATTGCTGCACATTCCTCTCAAGTACCTATTTCCTAGCAGGGACTCAGGATGGGAACATCTATCAGCTGGATGTGAGAAACACCAA tgctccAATCCAAATAATTCACAGATCAGGAGCACCAGTGCTTTCTCTGTTCCCGTACAGAGATGGATTCATTGCCAGCCAAG GTGATGGAACGTGCTTTATCATTCAGCAAGACCTCGATTACGTCATCGACCTCACAGAGGCAGACTGTGACCCTGTGTACAAG GTTGCTGCGTGGGAGAAGCAGATCTACACGTGCTGCAGGGACGGGGTGGTGCGGCGGTACCAACTGGGCGACCTGTAG